A genome region from Accipiter gentilis chromosome 13, bAccGen1.1, whole genome shotgun sequence includes the following:
- the ALG11 gene encoding GDP-Man:Man(3)GlcNAc(2)-PP-Dol alpha-1,2-mannosyltransferase gives MVAGGLSLCGLIRLLCSLLIPALFLSGVLCVCLVVLLWGVRLWIQQRKKQLTSAGKDGKRPLLVAFFHPYCNAGGGGERVLWCAIRTLQKKYRNVTCVVYTGDRGATGEEIVEGAFRRFNIKLTHPVKFVFLEKRYLVEASLYPHFTLLGQSLGSVFLGWEALLKCVPDIYIDSMGYAFTLPLFKYLGGCRVGCYVHYPTISTDMLSVVRNQDTRFNNAAFITNSPLFSKFKLAYYYFFAFMYGLVGSCSDVIMVNSSWTLNHILSLWRAGACTSIVYPPCDVQTFLDIPLEEEKSTREYSIVSVSQFRPEKDHPLQIRAFAKLLKEKRLGQQPPLKLILIGGCRNQQDEERVNNLKRLCEELGVGNDVTFRINIPFEELKRHLAEATIGLHTMWNEHFGIGVVECMAAGTVILAHSSGGPKLDIVVPYEGHTTGFLADNEDNYAEMMAYILSLSPEKRLEIRENARRSVHRFSDQHFEETFLLSVEPLFK, from the exons ATGGTGGCGGGAGGGTTGAGTCTGTGTGGGCTGATCAG ATTGCTGTGCTCATTGTTAATCCCTGCATTATTTCTAAGTGGAGTTTTGTGTGTCTGCTTGGTGGTGCTGCTGTGGGGAGTACGGCTCTGGatacaacaaaggaaaaaacagttgACCTCAGCAGGAAAAGATGGGAAGCGGCCATTGCTGGTTGCCTTTTTTCACCCGTACTGCAATGCAGGTGGTGGAGGGGAGAGAGTCTTGTGGTGTGCCATAAGAACACTCCAGAAAAA GTACAGAAATGTAACATGCGTTGTTTACACTGGTGATAGAGGTGCCACGGGAGAAGAAATAGTAGAAGGTGCTTTCAGAAGATTCAATATTAAATTAACTCACCCTGTGAAGTTTGTATTTCTAGAAAAACGCTACCTTGTGGAAGCTTCTCTTTACCCTCACTTCACTTTGCTGGGACAAAGTTTAGGATCCGTGTTTCTTGGCTGGGAAGCTCTTCTAAAGTGTGTTCCTGATATTTATATTGACTCAATGGGTTACGCCTTCACGCTTCCCCTCTTTAAATATTTAGGAGGCTGTCGTGTTGGATGTTACGTCCATTATCCCACTATCAGCACCGATATGCTTTCTGTTGTTAGGAATCAGGATACCAGGTTTAACAATGCAGCCTTCATTACAAACAGTCCTCTTTTCAGCAAATTTAAACTTGCCTACTACTACTTCTTCGCTTTCATGTACGGGTTGGTTGGTTCCTGCAGTGATGTGATTATGGTTAATTCTTCTTGGACGCTAAACCACATCCTTTCCCTCTGGAGAGCTGGGGCTTGCACTAGCATTGTGTATCCCCCGTGCGATGTTCAGACCTTCCTGGATATCCcactggaagaggaaaagagcaCCAGGGAATATTCCATTGTTTCCGTCAGCCAGTTCAGGCCTGAAAAAGATCATCCTTTGCAAATCAGAGCCTTTGCTAaattgctgaaagagaagagaCTGGGGCAGCAGCCACCACTGAAGCTTATCCTAATTGGAGGCTGTCGTAACCAGCAAGATGAAGAGCGTGTAAATAACCTGAAACGTCTCTGTGAAGAGCTGGGAGTTGGTAACGACGTGACGTTCAGAATAAACATTCCTTTTGAGGAGCTAAAGAGACACCTGGCTGAGGCCACCATCGGCCTGCATACGATGTGGAATGAGCACTTCGGCATCG GAGTAGTCGAATGTATGGCAGCTGGCACAGTTATCCTGGCTCACAGTTCTGGAGGCCCCAAATTAGATATTGTGGTACCCTACGAAGGACATACTACAGGCTTCCTGGCAGATAATGAGGACAATTATGCTGAGATGATGGCTTATATCCTCTCTTTGTCTCCAGAAAAAAGGTTAGAGATCAGGGAAAATGCTCGTCGCTCTGTGCATAGGTTTTCTGACCAGCATTTTGAAGAGACGTTCCTGTTATCTGTGGAgccattatttaaataa